The following is a genomic window from Amycolatopsis acidiphila.
GCCAGTGGTATCTCCGGCGCGGCCTTCCTGATGTGCACGACGATGGCCGGGACGACAGTGCTGCCCAGGCTGGGCACGTACCCGATCCGCAACGGCGGTGCCGGTTCCCGCTCGAGCGTCCGGATGCGCGCGGTCGTGTCCTCCAGCGCCGAGAGGACCGACTGCGCGCAGTCGTCGAGCAGCTCTCCCGCCGGCGACAGCGTGACGGCGCCGTGGGCCCGGTTGAACAGCTGGGTGCCCAGCTCCTGCTCGAGCTTGCGGATCTGGATCGAAACGTTGGGCTGCGTGACGAACAGCCGTTTCGCCGCCCGGGTGAAGCTCTGTTCCTCGGCGACCGCGCGAAAGTACTTCAGCTGCTGGAGTTCCAACTGCCCATCCCTTCCTCCGGTACGTCTGCTGTCCGCACGACGAGAGCGATCCGGGGCGGCTTCGGCCCGAGGTCCTGCTGTCAGAAGAACCAGTGCGTGGGTTCGTTCCCGCGTACGGCGACGTCGCTGAATCTTCCACCGAGGAAGCCGAGCGGCTCACCGTCGCGTTCGCACACCCTGATGACGCGCCCGATGACCACGAGGTGGTCACCGGCCACGAGCTCCCGTTCCACCAGGCATTCCAGGTGTGCGAAGGCGTCCGGGATGATCGGGACGCCGTGCTGCCCGTAGGTCACCTCGAGGTTGGCGAAATGGTCCTCGCCACGCTTCGCGAAGCGCAGGGCGAGGTGTTCCTGCCGCGCGGACAGGATGTTCACGGCGAACCGGCCCGCTTCGCTGACCGCACCGGTGCTGCGGGCGCCGATGGTGAGGCAGACCAGCAGCAGCGGCGGTTCGAGCGAAACGGACGTCAGCGAGTTGACCGTCATGCCGTGCGGCGTGCCTTCGGTGCACGTCGTCACCACGGCGACCCCGGTGGCGAAGTGGCCGATCGTGCGCCGCATCGCTGGTGCGTCGACATAGAACGTGGCGGGTGCTGGGTTCTGGACCATTGCGGGCTCCACGGGTGGCGGGGTCAGGCGCGGTACCGGACCTCGAAGGTGAGGACACCCTCGTCGGTGCGCCAGGGGCCGTGCGGCATACCCGGCGGGCGGCAGGCGTACATGCCGGCCGTGAAGGTCTGGCCGAGGGTGAGGTCGGTGAACGAGCCGTCGATGATGTAGACCTCCTCCCAGAAGTCGTGCCGCTGCACGCCCATCGGCGTGGAATCGGCTCCCGGCTCGTACCGCAGGATCCGGGTGGCCACCCCGGCTTCGGGGTCCTTGGCGAGGACGCGCTCGGTGATCTTCGGATCGTCGCCGGGGCACACGGTGAAGCCGACCTCGTCGACGGGGAAGAACTCGTACTCGGGCTTGCTCATCAGTCGACCAACTCCAGTTGTTTCCGTGTTCAGGCGGCACCGTAGCTCGCGAGGAACTGCTCGACCTCGCCGACCGGACCGTCGAAGCCGTAGTTGCGGAAGGCATAGCCCTTCACCACGAAGGGCGCGCCCGCGTAGAACATCTCGTACTGGTGATGCCTGCCGCCGAACTCGCTGCCCACCGCGTCCCAGGCGAGTTTGAACAGTTTCACCCGTTCCTCGGCGGGCGCGCCCGGGCTCTGCACGTAGCGGTCGATGTCCGGCCGGGTCTCCGGGCTCGTCAGGTCGGCGACGCTCGAGGGCACCTGGAGCACACCGCCGCCGACCAGGTCCCGCAGGATCGCCAGCACCCTCGGGTACAGCTCGGCCTGCATGCCCATCGCCCCGTACACCGCCCGCGCGCCGGGGCGCCACATGCCCTGCTCATCGGGAGCGGCCGTGTACTCCGCGGCCAGCACCGCAGACTCCACGATGGACGCCAGGCTGGCCAGCTCGCCGAGTTTCTCGACAACGCCCGGAATCCTGTCGACGCCGTTCACCGCGGCGACCTTGCGCGCCAGCCCGGCCAGGAACTGCAGCTTCACCATGAAGCGGATCTGCGCCTGCCAGTTGCCGAGCACGTGGGCACCGGTGTCGAAGAACTGGCGGCGCAGGCCCGCGACATCGCGGTAGACCAGCACGCGGTCCCACGGGACGAAGACGTCGTCGAAGACCAGCAGCGCGTCGGTCTCGTCGTACCGGCTGGTCAAGGGGTAGTCGTAGCTGCTGGTCGCGGCGGGTGCGTACGGCCTGCGGCAGTACAGTTTCAGGCCATCCGCGGCGACGGGAACCACGAACCCGATCGCGAAGTCTCTGTCCTCCGGGCCGAGCGGTTTGATGCAGGACACGAAGATCTCGTCGGCCACCGCGCCTCCGGTGGCCAGCATCTGGGCGCCGCGGATGACGATGCCGTCCGGGCGTTCCTCCGCGACGCCCGCCTGGATCAGCTCGCCCTCCCAGGCGTGCGCCGTCGTGGCCCGGGAGACCTGTGGCGGGATGATCGCGTAGGAGACGTAGCTGTTCTCGGCGAGCACGCGCTCCTGGAAGGCGCGGGCGTTCGCCGCGAAATCGTGCTCTTCCCGCGCGAAGGCTTCGGGGTGGGACCCGAACGCGGCGACGAAGGCACCCACGTGATCGGGGCTGCGGCCGACCCAGCCGTGGGTGTGCCGTGCCCAGGTCGTCGCGGCCTCGCGGTAGCCGACCAGGTCTTCGCGGCTGGTGGGCGTGGCGAACAGCCGGTTCACCGTGGTGCCGCTCGCCGGGTCGGTGACGGCCATCGCCGAGGCCGGGTCGGCGGCGAGGTCGAACAGCTCCGCGATCGTCCGGGCGATCGGGGCGAACGCCGGGTGGTGCGCGACGTCGGTCACCGCGTGCCCGTCGAGATACACCCGGCGCGAGTCGTCCAATGCCGCCAGGTAGTCCTTACCGGTGCGCATCACAGCCTCCTCGTCCTGGTCTCGTAAGCGTGGGCCAGGGTGTGTCCGCCGGGCAGTTCCAGCTGGACCCGCCATGCACTGCCGTAGACGAACTCCCCGCCGGGCAAAGGCAGAGTGCCGCAGTACAGCACCAGGTCGACCGTGCAGGGGACGTCGAGCACCGCGTTCATGCGCTCGACCAGCTCGGCGGGATGGCGCAGGGTGGACACGCTTCCCTCCTGGTAAGGTCGGCCGTCCACAGTGGAACCGGCGAGCAGCCGGTCCCAGTCCACCTCGGAGAGATCGGTTCCGGCGTCCGCCACGACGCTGCCGAGCGGTTTCGGGCACGCGGCCTTCGAACCGGCGACGTCTTCGCGTTCCAGCTCGCGGTCGGTGTGGTCGGAGCCGACGCCGAGGAAGTACCGGCCGCCGTGGCGGATCACCACCGGCTCGACCTCTCCCGAGGTCTTGCGGCCACCGACCTCGACCACCGCGTCGGCGGTGAGCAGGGCGGGGTCCAGGTCGTAGAACGCGGGGACGCTCGACGGCGGCGGCACCCCGATGTCGGCCAGCTCGGCGATGTGGGCTCGCACGGCCGCCTCGTCCTTGGCGGTGTACCCGGCCACGACCAGCCGCTCCGGCTCGATGGTCAGGCGTTCACCGGTACCGGCGACGTGGACCGGCAGTGCTCTGTTCGCGGGCATGTCACTTCCTCTGTGCTACGGGTCCGGTGTGGACGGTGCCGGACGAGCGCGATCCTCACGACAGCCCCGCGATCGACCGGAGGTCCGGAAGATTCGTGGGACCGGGCAGGTGCAGGGCGACCATCGTGCTGGACAGATGGGTGGCCAGCGCGTCGTAGGCCTGCTGCGGGTCCCCGGAGCCCAGCGCGGTCACGATGGCGGAGTGTTCGGCCAGCACGGTGCGGGCCCGGTTGCCGTCGCTCGCCACGGCCCGCAGGCCCATCCGGACCTGCCGCTCCCGCAATGACTCGTAGAACTCCGCGAGCACCGGGTTCTCCGCCCGCTGCACGATGGCCCGGTGGAAGGCGCGATCGCGCTCGATGAAGCCGACCGGGTCGTCGATGAGCTGCTCCTGCTCGGCGACCAGCTCGCGCAGCGTCACGAGCAGCTGCTCGGAGGCGGGCACGACCCTGCTCACGCACCAGTGCTCGACCAGTTCGCGCGCCTGCATGACCGCCCGGACCTCGGCGTCCGAAATCGGCGGGACGAATGCCCCCTTCTTGGGCACGATCCGCAGGAAACCCTCGGCTTCCAGCCGCAACAACGCCTCGCGCACCGGGGTTCTCGAGGTCCCGGCGGCCTCGGCGACCTCCGACTCGGTCAGGAAGGTACCGCCGTCACGGGGGAGCTCCGCGATGTGCTGTTTGAGCCAGCGGTAGGTCAGCTCCTTGGCCGAACCGCTCCACGTTTTTTCTCGTAGACCGCTCATGAACATCATGTATACAGTCGGCATATGACCGTCACAAGGGCGTCGGCCATTACTCCTGTTTATAGTTCGGGAGCCGGGTCCGAGGCGTTCACCAGCGGAAACACCGGAGCGTGACGGTCGCGCAGCGACCACCCCGCCGGCGAGACCGAAGCGAGGTCGTGCGCGGGCGGGCGTGAAGCCGCGTAGCAGGCCGAAATGTGGTCCGGGCGACATCACGCACGCCACCGGACGGGCTTCAGGTACAGTGATCACGCGGTCCGCCCAGTTCTGCCTCGGGCCGCGTTCTGTTGTCGACTACCACGCGCCGCGGCCGACCAGGTCCGCGCCGGGCAGGACAACCCCTCTACTTACGGAGATTCAGGGCGCCCCGCGTCCACAACTGCTTATGAGCACACCTACTTTCACCGAACTCGGTCTGCCCAAGACACTTGCCGACGCGCTGGCCGGGCAGGGCGTCACCAGCCCGTTCCCCATCCAGGCCGCCACGCTGCCGCATTCGCTCGCGGGCCGGGACGTCCTCGGCCGCGGCCGCACCGGCTCCGGCAAGACCTACGGTTTCGTGCTGCCCGTGCTGGCCCGGCTCGCGGCCGCCCCGGTGCGGCGCCGTTCCGGCCGCCCGCGTGCGCTGATCCTCGCGCCGACCCGCGAGCTGGCCACCCAGATCGAGAGCTCGATCCTGCCGCTGGCCAAGCCGCTCGGCCTCGAGGTCACCACGATCTTCGGCGGGGTCAGCGCCAACCCCCAGATCTCCCGGCTGCGTGGCGGCGTCGACATCGTCGTCGCCTGCCCGGGGCGGCTGGCCGACCACATGCGTTCGGGTGCGGTGGGGCTCGACGCCGTCGAGATCACCGTGCTCGACGAGGCCGACCACATGGCCGACCTCGGCTTCCTGCCCGAAGTCCGGCGCATCATGGCGGCCACTCCCGCGGGCGGCCAGCGGCTGCTGTTCTCCGCCACCCTCGACGCGGGGGTCGATGTGCTGGTCAAGCGCTTCATGAACGACCCGGTCACGCACAGCGTGGACCCGGCGCGGTCGCCGGTGTCGACCATGACGCACCACGTGCTGCACCTGGAGGAGACCCACCGGCTGCCGGTGCTGGTCGATCTCACCGCGGCGCCCGGCCGCACGCTCGTGTTCACCCGGACGAAGCACCGCGCGAAGCAGTTGACGCGCAAGCTCCTCGCCTCCGGCGTCCCGGCCGTCGAACTGCACGGCAACCTCGGGCAGACGGCGCGGACGCGCAACCTGGAGGCGTTCTCGTCCGGAGCGGTGGAGACGCTGGTGGCGACCGACATCGCGGCCCGCGGCATCCACGTCGACGACGTCACGCTCGTCATCCACGCGGACCCGCCGGTCGAGCACAAGGCGTACCTGCACCGGTCCGGGCGCACGGCGCGAGCCGGGGCGTCGGGCACCGTGGTCACCCTGATGACCGACGAGCAGGTCGCCGACGTCCGCGACCTGACCCGCAAGGCGGGAATCAAGCCGACCACGACGCAGCTCGGCCCCGGCCACCCGCTGCTGTCCGAGCTGGCGCCGGGGGAGCGGGCGTTCACCGCGCCGCCGCGGCGGCCGACCGTGGAGACGCGGTCGAAGAAGCCCACCGCGAAGGGCGCGGCGCCGTCGCGTGACGAGGACCGCACGACCGGCCGGGGCCGCGGTGGCCGCGGCCGGGGCGCGCCCGGTGGTGCCCGTGACGCCCGGCGTGGTGCCGCGGAAGGCCGGTCCCGTCAGTCCCGGACCGACGAGAACCGTGGCGCGTCCGCCGGTCAGGGCCGCCGCTCGGCCGACGGCGCCGGACGTCGCGAGGGTGGTGCCGGGAAGTCCGGCACGTCTCGGAATGGCCAGGCCCGTGGCGGTGCCGGCGAGTCCGAGCCGCGCCGCTCCGGTGCCGCGAAGTCCCAGTCGGGCCAGAAATCCGCCGGTGGTGCTCCCGCCCGCCGCGGCGGTGTCGCCGCTTTCTCGGCCGGCGCCCGCGCCGGTTCCCGCCGCTCCCGCTGACCGCCCCCAGACTGCTCGTGCCGGGGACCGGCTCCTCCTACCGCTGATCAGCACCGGTGGGGAGGGTGAGGCGCAGGACGGCGCCACCGGTCGGTGCGTTCTGCGCGGAGACCGTCCCGCCGTGGCGGGCGGTGATTTCGCTGACCAGGGCGAGCCCGAGTCCGTAGCGGCGCCGGCCGGTCACTTCGGCTGGACCGGAGGCGAAGCGGGCGAACAGGGTCGGCATGATCGCGGGGTCGATGCCGGGGCCGTCGTCGGTGACCGTGAGCGTGACGTGTTTGGCGGACGGGTGCACGGCGATGGTCACGCTGCTGCGGGCGTGGCGTAGTGCGTTGTCGAGCAACGCGGTCACGGCGCGCCGCAGGGCTACCGCCGCGCCGGCGACGGGGGCAGGTGCGCTGTCGGCAAGATCGAGGTCGACGCCTTGTTCTGTGGCGGCGGGGCGCGCGGCGGACACGGCGTCCCGGACGACGCTGGTGAGGTCGACTCGCTCGTGCGGGTGGTCCTGGCGAGGGTCGGCGGCAAGCAGGAGGTCCTCGAGGATATCGGTGAGCTGGCGGGTGTCGCTGACGAGTTCGTCCACTTCGGACTTGAGCGGGGTGTTCGCGGCGTGGCGTTGCAGGAGCTGGGCCCGGGTGCTGAGGAGGGTGAGCGGGGTGCGCAGCTCGTGCCCGGCGTCGGCGACGAACCGGCGCTGCAGGGACAGTGCGGTTGCCAGGGGCACGAGCGCGCGCCGGCCGGACCACACGCCTGCGGCGGCGGCGAGTACCAGGCCCACCGTACCGGTCACCAGCAGGGCCTTGAGCAGGCGTCCACGCTCGACGTGTGCCGGGCGCAGGTCGAGCACGGCCTGCACGACTTCGTCGCCGCGCCGTTGGGTCAGCGTCCGGTATTCGCCGTGCTGCACCGAAATATCGGACGTACGCGATGCACCGTCGGCCTCGGTCGCGGCGATCGCCCCGCGATCCAGGGCTCCGGGCGGCAACCCGGGCCCGATGTCGAGACGCCCGCCGCGTTCGATGGCCAGCCACACGCCCGCCGGTGGGTCGGTGACGTCATCGGTCCGCTCCACGGTGGTGGTGAGCATGGTGCTCTGCTCGGCTTCCTGACTGCGCAGCACCATGAGCACCGAGACACCGCACAGCACGCCGACGGTGATCGCCACCGCCAGCGCCGACTGCAGACCGGCGGCCAGCGCGGTGCGGCGGAGCAGCCTGGCTTCGGGGACGGACGTGCCGTGGCTCACGCGGCCCGGCCGAGCTGGTATCCGCGTCCGCGCACGGTGTCGATGATCTTGCGGCCGAGCTTGCGCCGGAGGTAGTGGACGTAGGTGTCGACCACGGCCTCGTGCTCGGCGTCGTCGAACACCAGCGACAGCAGACGGTCTCGGGAGAACACGTGCCGGGGACGGGTCGCGAGCAGCGCGAGCAGGGCGGACTCCCGTTCGGACAGCCGGACCGGTTCGGCACCGTCCCGGCTGACCAGGCGCGTGTCGAGATCGAGCCGGCCGCCGGGCAGCGGCAGGGCGCGCGCGGTGTCCAGGTGCCGACGGCGCAGGGCACGCAGCCGCGCGAGCAACTCGTCGATGTCGAACGGTTTCGCGAGGTAGTCCTCGGCGCCGGCGTCGAGCCCGACCACGCGGTCGGCGGGGTTGCCGAGTGCGGAGAGGATCAGCGTGGGTGTCACCACCCCGCGGCCGCGCAGCCGCGCGAGCAGGTCCAGCCCGTCGACGGCGGGCAGCCCGCGGTCGAGCAGCAGCACGTCGTAGCCGCGGGTGAGTCCCAGGTGGAGGCCGCGCTGGCCGTCGGCGGCCTCGTCGACCTCGTAGCCCTCCTCGGCCAGCAGCCGGGTGAGCATGGCCAGCAGCTGCGGGTCGTCCTCGACCACCAGTACCCGTGGGGCCGTCTCCGGGCCGTTCATGACGCCATTGTGCCTGGTGGGACCAGCAGGTCGGCCAGCGCGGGCGAGCGGTGCACCCGGCGTCCGGCGTCGATGGCGTGCACCAGGCAGCCAGGCTGGGCCGCCGCCCAGGCGATCCCGTCGCGACCGAGGGCGAAGGCGGCTGTGGAGACGGCGTCGGCGGTGGTGAGGTCTGCGGTGACGACGGTGAGGCTGACCAGCTCGCGCGCGGGAAGTCCGGTGCGGCCGTCGATGATGTGCTCGCCGCGTTCGTAGCTGCCGGAGGTCGCGACGGCGAGGTCCCGGACCGCGAGCACGGCGCACACCGCCATCGGCTGGTCGGGGTGGCGGATGCCGACCGACCAGGTGCGGCCCGTCGCGATCACGTCACCACCGGCGTTGAGGCAGAACTCGGCCACCCCGGCGGCACGCAGGAGGTCGGCCGCGCGCTGCGCCGCCCAGCCTTTGACGACGCCGGAAGGATCGAAACCGCGCCCGGGCAAGCGGGCGCGGAAGGCTCCGCCGGTCAGCCGTTCGTAGGTCCGGCACAACTCCAGGATCTCTCCCATCTCGGCGCTGTGCGGCCCGGCGGGATCGAACCGGGCGACCTCGCTGTGGTCGCGGAACGGGCTGAACCGCCGGTCCACCTCGTGCAGCCAGGCGAACGCCTGCTCGGCGGCGTCCACCTCGCCACGCGGAAGGTCGAGTGAGATGGGCAGGCCCATGATCTGGCGCACCAGACGCATCAATGCCCCTTCGCGTCCAAGGCGCCCTGCAGGGACTGGGCGTAGGCGTCGCTGGTCGCGGTGGCGCCGGAGACGGTGTCGATGTGCGCGCTCTGCGCCTGCAGGACTTCCTCGCGCAGCGTCGGCGCGGCGGCGTTTGCGATGCGCTGGCTGTGCCGGTCGCCGGGTTCGTCGATCAGGGCGACATCGGCGATCCGGGTACCGGTGAAGGTCACGCGGACCTGGTAGGGGCCGTAGTCGCTGTCGACCACCGGACCGTCCACAACCGGCTGTCCACCGGGGACCGGTGGGGCGGAGGAGGTGGACGGGGCGGCAGGAGGCGCCGGGGACGCGAGGGGTTGCACGAGGGCGTGCGTCGATTGGTAACGCAGCAACGGCAGGGCGGCTGCGATGCCCAGCAGCGCCACGACGAGGGTTCTGCGCATCAGGGCTCCATTCACGCGGCGAAGGCGAAGCGTTCGGTGTGGCACTGCTCCGCGGGCACGGCCAGTTCGGTGAGCGTGCGCCGGACCGCGTCCGTCATCCCGGGCGGCCCGCACAGGTAGACGTCGCGGCGGCGGACGTCGGGCACCATCGCGTGGAGGTGCCGGGGGCCCAGCACCGGGCCGAAGCGGCCGACCCCGGTGGACGGCCCGAGGACGAGGAACATGCGGGCGCTGCACCGGGAGGCCAGCCGCCGCAGCTCGTCGGCGAGCACGGCGCTGTCGGCGGTACTCGCCCGGTAGATCAGGGCGATGTCGTCGCGTTGGCGGGCGAACTCCTCCAGCAGCGCCCGCACCGGTGTCACCCCGACGCCGCCGGCGATCAGCAGCACCCGGCGCCGCGTGCGGCGTTGCGCGGTGAACGCGCCATACGGACCCTCGGCGAACACCCGGGTGCCTGGCCGGACGTGCTGCAGCCACCCGCTGCCGTCACCGAGCGCCTTGACCGTGATCCGCAGGCGGCGCCCGTCGGGCATCGCGGACAGCGAGTAGGGAT
Proteins encoded in this region:
- a CDS encoding flavin reductase family protein, which encodes MVQNPAPATFYVDAPAMRRTIGHFATGVAVVTTCTEGTPHGMTVNSLTSVSLEPPLLLVCLTIGARSTGAVSEAGRFAVNILSARQEHLALRFAKRGEDHFANLEVTYGQHGVPIIPDAFAHLECLVERELVAGDHLVVIGRVIRVCERDGEPLGFLGGRFSDVAVRGNEPTHWFF
- a CDS encoding response regulator transcription factor — encoded protein: MNGPETAPRVLVVEDDPQLLAMLTRLLAEEGYEVDEAADGQRGLHLGLTRGYDVLLLDRGLPAVDGLDLLARLRGRGVVTPTLILSALGNPADRVVGLDAGAEDYLAKPFDIDELLARLRALRRRHLDTARALPLPGGRLDLDTRLVSRDGAEPVRLSERESALLALLATRPRHVFSRDRLLSLVFDDAEHEAVVDTYVHYLRRKLGRKIIDTVRGRGYQLGRAA
- a CDS encoding DUF2848 family protein, with product MPANRALPVHVAGTGERLTIEPERLVVAGYTAKDEAAVRAHIAELADIGVPPPSSVPAFYDLDPALLTADAVVEVGGRKTSGEVEPVVIRHGGRYFLGVGSDHTDRELEREDVAGSKAACPKPLGSVVADAGTDLSEVDWDRLLAGSTVDGRPYQEGSVSTLRHPAELVERMNAVLDVPCTVDLVLYCGTLPLPGGEFVYGSAWRVQLELPGGHTLAHAYETRTRRL
- a CDS encoding GntR family transcriptional regulator, with the protein product MSGLREKTWSGSAKELTYRWLKQHIAELPRDGGTFLTESEVAEAAGTSRTPVREALLRLEAEGFLRIVPKKGAFVPPISDAEVRAVMQARELVEHWCVSRVVPASEQLLVTLRELVAEQEQLIDDPVGFIERDRAFHRAIVQRAENPVLAEFYESLRERQVRMGLRAVASDGNRARTVLAEHSAIVTALGSGDPQQAYDALATHLSSTMVALHLPGPTNLPDLRSIAGLS
- a CDS encoding FMN-binding protein gives rise to the protein MRRTLVVALLGIAAALPLLRYQSTHALVQPLASPAPPAAPSTSSAPPVPGGQPVVDGPVVDSDYGPYQVRVTFTGTRIADVALIDEPGDRHSQRIANAAAPTLREEVLQAQSAHIDTVSGATATSDAYAQSLQGALDAKGH
- a CDS encoding FAD:protein FMN transferase, producing MRLVRQIMGLPISLDLPRGEVDAAEQAFAWLHEVDRRFSPFRDHSEVARFDPAGPHSAEMGEILELCRTYERLTGGAFRARLPGRGFDPSGVVKGWAAQRAADLLRAAGVAEFCLNAGGDVIATGRTWSVGIRHPDQPMAVCAVLAVRDLAVATSGSYERGEHIIDGRTGLPARELVSLTVVTADLTTADAVSTAAFALGRDGIAWAAAQPGCLVHAIDAGRRVHRSPALADLLVPPGTMAS
- a CDS encoding 4-hydroxyphenylacetate 3-hydroxylase family protein gives rise to the protein MRTGKDYLAALDDSRRVYLDGHAVTDVAHHPAFAPIARTIAELFDLAADPASAMAVTDPASGTTVNRLFATPTSREDLVGYREAATTWARHTHGWVGRSPDHVGAFVAAFGSHPEAFAREEHDFAANARAFQERVLAENSYVSYAIIPPQVSRATTAHAWEGELIQAGVAEERPDGIVIRGAQMLATGGAVADEIFVSCIKPLGPEDRDFAIGFVVPVAADGLKLYCRRPYAPAATSSYDYPLTSRYDETDALLVFDDVFVPWDRVLVYRDVAGLRRQFFDTGAHVLGNWQAQIRFMVKLQFLAGLARKVAAVNGVDRIPGVVEKLGELASLASIVESAVLAAEYTAAPDEQGMWRPGARAVYGAMGMQAELYPRVLAILRDLVGGGVLQVPSSVADLTSPETRPDIDRYVQSPGAPAEERVKLFKLAWDAVGSEFGGRHHQYEMFYAGAPFVVKGYAFRNYGFDGPVGEVEQFLASYGAA
- a CDS encoding DEAD/DEAH box helicase, producing the protein MSTPTFTELGLPKTLADALAGQGVTSPFPIQAATLPHSLAGRDVLGRGRTGSGKTYGFVLPVLARLAAAPVRRRSGRPRALILAPTRELATQIESSILPLAKPLGLEVTTIFGGVSANPQISRLRGGVDIVVACPGRLADHMRSGAVGLDAVEITVLDEADHMADLGFLPEVRRIMAATPAGGQRLLFSATLDAGVDVLVKRFMNDPVTHSVDPARSPVSTMTHHVLHLEETHRLPVLVDLTAAPGRTLVFTRTKHRAKQLTRKLLASGVPAVELHGNLGQTARTRNLEAFSSGAVETLVATDIAARGIHVDDVTLVIHADPPVEHKAYLHRSGRTARAGASGTVVTLMTDEQVADVRDLTRKAGIKPTTTQLGPGHPLLSELAPGERAFTAPPRRPTVETRSKKPTAKGAAPSRDEDRTTGRGRGGRGRGAPGGARDARRGAAEGRSRQSRTDENRGASAGQGRRSADGAGRREGGAGKSGTSRNGQARGGAGESEPRRSGAAKSQSGQKSAGGAPARRGGVAAFSAGARAGSRRSR
- a CDS encoding cupin domain-containing protein translates to MSKPEYEFFPVDEVGFTVCPGDDPKITERVLAKDPEAGVATRILRYEPGADSTPMGVQRHDFWEEVYIIDGSFTDLTLGQTFTAGMYACRPPGMPHGPWRTDEGVLTFEVRYRA
- a CDS encoding sensor histidine kinase, which translates into the protein MSHGTSVPEARLLRRTALAAGLQSALAVAITVGVLCGVSVLMVLRSQEAEQSTMLTTTVERTDDVTDPPAGVWLAIERGGRLDIGPGLPPGALDRGAIAATEADGASRTSDISVQHGEYRTLTQRRGDEVVQAVLDLRPAHVERGRLLKALLVTGTVGLVLAAAAGVWSGRRALVPLATALSLQRRFVADAGHELRTPLTLLSTRAQLLQRHAANTPLKSEVDELVSDTRQLTDILEDLLLAADPRQDHPHERVDLTSVVRDAVSAARPAATEQGVDLDLADSAPAPVAGAAVALRRAVTALLDNALRHARSSVTIAVHPSAKHVTLTVTDDGPGIDPAIMPTLFARFASGPAEVTGRRRYGLGLALVSEITARHGGTVSAQNAPTGGAVLRLTLPTGADQR